In the Flavobacterium sp. 90 genome, TTTTGTTTTTAGTAGGTTCATAGGCATTTCCTTTGTTATCATATCCAATCGCATATCTTGAAACATCAGTTATATCTTTCCAGAGAAACTTGGTATCAGTCATTTTTAGAGGTTGAAAAATCAATTCATCCGCTAATTGATCCAATGTTTTATGGAATTTCTTTTCAAGTGCTTTTCTCAAATATTCCATTCCTTCGCCTGAATATTGATATTTTGTTCCGGGTTTGAATTTAAAATCCAGTTTGCCGGATTCGTTCATAAATCTCCAATTTGGGAAACCTGTTTGATGACTCAAAATAATTCTTGTCGTCAATAGTTTAGTATTTGGATCATTTGCAATATCCGGATCAGTCCAATATTTGTAAAGCGGTTCATCAAGATCCCATTTTCCGGAACTTACTAATTTTAAAGTAACAATTGCCGTTACGGGTTTAGTCAGCGAAGCAACATTCCAAATCGTGTTATAAGGTGCCGAAACTCCTTTTTTAAGTTCGCCAAACACTTTTACTTCCTGAAGTTTTCCGTTATTGATAACGCCAATTCCTAATGTTGGAATATTGTTTTGCGTCAGCCATTTTTCAATTTCCTGATCGTTATCAAAAATATCAGATTTAGTGCCAGCAGTGTTAATGCTTTGATGGTCGTAACTCAGAGATCTGGTCAATTTCCAAATGCCATTTTCAAGAATCCATAAATGTGTAAATCTTGCTGTGCTTCCAAATCTTTCTTTAGCCTTTTCAAAAGATTCATTTTTGCCAATTGATTTCTCGTAAAACTGATGAATTCCCACTTGAACAGCACCATATAAAACACCTTTGTTATATAATGGATATACTTCGGTGCTATTTGGAACTAGATATCTTCTGGCTTTATAAGTTTCGGTTGAACGGCATAGACCTTTTTTGAGATTAAATAAAAACAGAGCCTTGTCAGAAGGACCGTCTTTATCATGATAAAATTCAAACTTGTCGCTAAAAAGGTTTTCAAACTGAGAAACGTCGCAAGTATTAAAGCCAACATTAAAAAGAAGACTGTCTCTTGACATTATCGTTTTGTATATCTCCGAGTTTTTTTCTTCCTGAGAAAAGCCAATTTGGAACTGGAAGAGTAAGATTCCAATTAAGATTACTCTTAATCGGAAAATCGATTTGTTAATTTTCATTTTGTGATTGATTTGATTGATTAATGATTTTGCAATATTAGTTGAATCGGCAATCACAAAATTGTACAAATGCGAAATCTTATCTTTTTTTGGAAAGAAAATACAAACTTGAATTGAACATTTTTGGAGTTGTTTTAGTCACATCTTTAAATTTTTTTATAAAATGAGACTGATCAAAATATTTATTGTAAAGTGCTACATCCGTCAAGCTGAGTTTATCCAAACCAGCATTCACCATTTGATCGACCGACTTTCTGAATTTCAGAATCTGAATGTAATTTTTGATCGTAAGTCCGGTTGAAGTTTTAAATTTAATCTGCAATAATCGCTGCGAAACCTTTAAACTTTTCCCGATTTCCGAAACCGTAATTTCTTCATTATGAAGTTTTATAATCTCACAGATTTTTTCGATTGTATTTTTAGTTGGATTAGAAAGGTTTAATGCTTCAAAATAAGTATTGAGTATATTTAGTAATTCTAAAATATCAGTATTTAAACCCGAATCAATTTTGGTTAGAAAAGGCAATTCCGTTTTATCAATTTTGAGAATGGAATCTGCAAAATTACTTAAATCATATTTCGGAAACATCGAAAGTGTCCAGGCGTGTAATTGAATTATTGTAACCTTGGTTTTAGGCTGAATATTAACCAAAACTTTATTGGTCATTTGCGAACAAAAGTAAAAACCTTCGTTCATCGTGTATTTGTTTTTGCTTGTATGAACTTCTATTGCATTTCCGCTTACAATTGCAAGATTAAAACAACCATTTGGCAAAACGAGTTTATTTTCGATCAGGCTTTCGCCGATGCTATTATCGAGACACCAAATTTTATTGACAAACCGCTCGCAATTTTTACTTACATAATATTCTGA is a window encoding:
- a CDS encoding serine hydrolase, producing the protein MKINKSIFRLRVILIGILLFQFQIGFSQEEKNSEIYKTIMSRDSLLFNVGFNTCDVSQFENLFSDKFEFYHDKDGPSDKALFLFNLKKGLCRSTETYKARRYLVPNSTEVYPLYNKGVLYGAVQVGIHQFYEKSIGKNESFEKAKERFGSTARFTHLWILENGIWKLTRSLSYDHQSINTAGTKSDIFDNDQEIEKWLTQNNIPTLGIGVINNGKLQEVKVFGELKKGVSAPYNTIWNVASLTKPVTAIVTLKLVSSGKWDLDEPLYKYWTDPDIANDPNTKLLTTRIILSHQTGFPNWRFMNESGKLDFKFKPGTKYQYSGEGMEYLRKALEKKFHKTLDQLADELIFQPLKMTDTKFLWKDITDVSRYAIGYDNKGNAYEPTKNKTVNAADDLLTTIGDYGTFLCSIMNSDGLSKKVFDDMTTHQIETKKNKYFGLGFEIYDLGNNDYALSHGGADKGVQTIFLLLPKTKQGLVIFTNVDDGYKVYEKIVTHYLGENGTKIINIETK
- a CDS encoding AraC family transcriptional regulator; this encodes MNLYSEYYVSKNCERFVNKIWCLDNSIGESLIENKLVLPNGCFNLAIVSGNAIEVHTSKNKYTMNEGFYFCSQMTNKVLVNIQPKTKVTIIQLHAWTLSMFPKYDLSNFADSILKIDKTELPFLTKIDSGLNTDILELLNILNTYFEALNLSNPTKNTIEKICEIIKLHNEEITVSEIGKSLKVSQRLLQIKFKTSTGLTIKNYIQILKFRKSVDQMVNAGLDKLSLTDVALYNKYFDQSHFIKKFKDVTKTTPKMFNSSLYFLSKKR